The Dysgonomonadaceae bacterium PH5-43 sequence TAGCAAAAGGAAGTAAGTGAAGTTATTATAAACCCCTTGCATATCTTTGTCGAAGCACCTTGTCATTATTAGGAAAAAGACGCCCTAAATAAAGTTTTACATTTTTAGGAGAAAAATACAACAATAACAGTTTATCGCAACTGCTATTAAAAAATGTTGCAGTTGTAATTTACTATCAAAATGTATATTTGACATATTGGAAACAGTGGTGCGATAACTAAGAATAAAAAGGTTGGATGTTGTGATTTGCTATTAAAATTTATTACTGTCCGATAAAACTTTTTTAGGTAAAAAATAGGGCTGAATCCATTTGCAGAATTCAACCCTTGTTGATTACTTTTGTAGCTCCTAAACAAACAAAACTAATCATTGGTAAAAGTACACATTTTATCGGACAGCAATAAAAAACTAAAAGTTAAAAGTATGATAGCTTGCATTACAGTTAAGGCTGGAAGCCTTTTTAGACCTAAGAACTAAGAGTTATGTGCTTCTCTTTGCACCAACTTTTAGTTCTTATCTTTTAGTTTTTAACTTGTGCGAAGCACACCATTTTTTATCTTTTATCTTGCTTGCCTGTCGTTTCACCCGTATGAAACAGGTTGTTTTATTAGTGTGAAACAAAGTGTTTCACCTATATGAAACAAGTGTTTTCAAACCGTGAAACGAATTATATCAAACCGAGAAACGGGTCGTTTCAAAGTATGAAATGGATTATGTCTATGTATGAAACAAAAAGGATTTCAGCCTTTTTTGAACTAAGAACTAAGAGTTGGCGCGAAGCAGCAAGCGACTAGTCTTTGTTGCGCAAGCAACCCATAGTTGTTAGTCTCTACTAACCGTTGCTGTTAGTAGAGACTATTCGCCCCCTATAATAACAACGGCAAGGGGTATCTAGCATAAGAAGAAAAAAAGGGCTTGCTTTTAAAAACAAAAAGCGAAACGGCTTGAAGTAGGCTGTTTCGCTAATGTTGTTATGAGGTTAAAGTTTTACCAGACAGCAATAATCAAAATTGTATCTTTGCGCTTATCCAACGTATCCCAGTTGTGATTTGCTATCAAAATTGTATCTTTGACATATTGGAAACAGTATAAGGACAAATTTTCAAACTGCTCAAATTGTTGTGATTTGCTATCAAAATTGTATCTTTGACATATTGGAAACAGTAACGATATGAAAATGGATAAATACATCACAGTTGTGATTTGCTATCAAAATTGTATCTTTGACATATTGGAAACAGTAAGGAAAAATCAACAAAACAACTCATATTTGTTGTGATTTGCTATCAAAATTGTATCTTTGACATATTGGAAACAGTACTTACGAGATAAGGCATACAAAACAGCCAGTTGTGATTTGCTATCAAAATTGTATCTTTGACATATTGGAAACAGTTTCGCCATAATAATTGTTTTAGGCAAAAGTGTTGTGATTTGCTATCAAAATTGTATCTTTGACATATTGGAAACAGTTCAATTAATTTCAAAAGCACCAGAAATGTTGTTGTGATTTGCTATCAAAATTGTATCTTTGACATATTGGAAACAGTCTATGTCTATTGCTTCTTTTATGCCAAGATGTTGTGATTTGCTATCAAAATTGTATCTTTGACATAACACGTTGCCAAAATGCAGCAGCTCGATAGGTTGTGATTTGCTATCAAAATTGTATCTTTGACATATTGGAAACAGTGGCATCTACAAGCATTTGCTTATTCTGTAAGTTGTGATTTGCTATCAAAATTGTATCTTTGACATATTGGAAACAGTAAGAAAAAGACTAATAATACTGGTATAGGGTTGTGATTTGCTATCAAAATTGTATCTTTGACATATTGGAAACAGTAAAACAAGGGGAGAGCTTGGACCAAATGAGTTGTGATTTGCTATCAAAATTGTATCTTTGACATATTGGAAACAGTTACGAATAGAAACAAAAGGCGAGGTTGCTGTTGTGATTTGCTATCAAAATTGTATCTTTGACATATTGGAAACAGTTACGTGATTTTCAAACCCCCATATTTCATAGTTGTGATTTGCTATCAAAATTGTATCTTTGACATATTGGAAACAGTCGTAAAATTGTTGTATGTCCTTTACCCTTGTTGTGATTTGCTATCAAAATTGTATCTTTGACATATTGGAAACAGTCCCTCTTCTCTTCTAATGTCAAAACGACTAGTTGTGATTTGCTATCAAAATTGTATCTTTGACATATTGGAAACAGTTAAAGCGTGTAACTGAAAGCCTTCATATTTGTTGTGATTTGCTATCAAAATTGTATCTTTGACATATTGGAAACAGTTATAATTATATTTACAGGTATTCGTCTACCGTTGTGATTTGCTATCAAAATTGTATCTTTGACATATTGGAAACAGTAGTTTGTTTCAGATAATATTCAATGGGAAAGTTGTGATTTGCTATCAAAATTGTATCTTTGACATATTGGAAACAGTGTACCAACTCCCGGTACTAAGGCTAACACGTTGTGATTTGCTATCAAAATTGTATCTTTGACATATTGGAAACAGTCAACAAAAATATATTTGGTTTCAGATCAAGTTGTGATTTGCTATCAAAATTGTATCTTTGACATATTGGAAACAGTAAATACTCCGCTTTTTCCAACTTTGACGGGGTTGTGATTTGCTATCAAAATTGTATCTTTGACATATTGGAAACAGTTTTTTCCGCCCACCCGCTCTAAACTGATTGGTTGTGATTTGCTATCAAAATTGTATCTTTGACATATTGGAAACAGTATAGAAATTGATAATGTGATATCATTTCTGTTGTGATTTGCTATCAAAATTGTATCTTTGACATATTGGAAACAGTATAGAATTATAATGGAAGAGATAACAAAAAGTTGTGATTTGCTATCAAAATTGTATCTTTGACATATTGGAAACAGTACAATACGCATAAAGTACTGTTACACACAAAGATAATAACATCAATGCAATTCTAAAAAATGCTGTTATCCAACAAAAATCCCACACTTATATGTGGGATTTTTTATTTCTAGAAAGTTGCACTTAAAACAATTCGAGCTGTTGATATGGAGTTTTAATTGGCTCTTCCTTCTTTCCATAAAACAATTCCATGCTCCCAAATTGCTTATCCGTAACACACAAAATACCGATATGCCCTTTAGATGGAAGCATATTTTTCACTCGTGTAATATGCACCTGAGCATTTTCTCTACTTGCACAATGTCGCAGATAAATAGAAAATTGAAACATAGTAAAACCATCATTTTGAAGCCTCTTGCGAAAATCACTATAAACTTTACGGTCTTTCTTTGTTTCTGTTGGCAAATCAAAAAAAACAAGAACCCACATAATTCTATATTCACTAAAACGTTCCATTTATTCCAATAATTTATTCGAAAGATGGATAAGTTATTCTACGAACTTCTCCTAAATAACATTTCGCCAAAGATGATGCCGTTTGCGACGCTGCTATCATTAACGGACTCCGTTTATCATTAATAACAACATCTAAAACAGGAATA is a genomic window containing:
- a CDS encoding CRISPR-associated protein Cas2 (product_source=KO:K09951; cath_funfam=3.30.70.240; cog=COG3512; ko=KO:K09951; pfam=PF09827; superfamily=143430; tigrfam=TIGR01573), whose product is MERFSEYRIMWVLVFFDLPTETKKDRKVYSDFRKRLQNDGFTMFQFSIYLRHCASRENAQVHITRVKNMLPSKGHIGILCVTDKQFGSMELFYGKKEEPIKTPYQQLELF
- a CDS encoding hypothetical protein (product_source=Hypo-rule applied), whose amino-acid sequence is MKQVFSNRETNYIKPRNGSFQSMKWIMSMYETKRISAFFELRTKSWREAASD